GCCACTTGCAACATGGAGAATTATTCAAAACATACATTGCTGCAGCATTATCTTTATTTAACTTGTAAAGCTTCTAACTTGAAAGATTCAGCCTTACAGTTGCTACACAAATCTGAAACATATAACTAGTTAACTTCCCACTGTTCTGCAATTGCCATATTAATGTTTACTGGGTGTCTGACATGAACAAACTAGGGTGATTGAGGCCTGATGCTAACCCTTGCCCTCCTCTCCAAAAATGTTGGTTTTACAGGAGTAGAAGATATCTGAGCCCTACAAGTCAGCATGGCCACTATGTCAGACATTGGAGGCCTCAAGTCTGGGTGTAGCTGAAGGCACAGCAGAGCAACTTGGCACACCTGCAACACTTCTTTCTCCACTGTTCCTTCATCTAGTAATTTTGGATCCACTATTTCCCTCACCTTTGATCTTTCATAGAGCTTCCATGTCTGCAAGATGATAATTGCTTTaactttattttatttgtttgtgCAGATTTTGACTTGAACTGAAGATGGATTCAGAAATGGAGGAGCAAGGAAAGGGAGATGAGAGTTTACATATTCTGGAAGGTATTGCATCTCAATTGGAAGAGAAAGATCCGTGTTGGTCCTGCAACTGATGATCTCCAGCACAAGAACACCGAAGCTGTAGATGTCGGCTTTTGCCGAAAGCTCACCTCGCAGAGCATATTCAGGTGCACAATACCCTCTGAATTTTAGACAATGCTATGGAATGATTTTGTTGAACTATTTTACAGAAAAAATATCCTCGTATATTGGTTTTAGCAAGAGCTGCCCCATATAATCAATTGCTAAAACACACTCCAAATTGATTTGTAAAATGATCCTCATATTTTCGGAGAGTAGACTGATTTGCAAATCAATTTGTGCCCAAACTTGGAACAAGGATGACCTACTTTACTGTCTTGGATGCTTAAAATGTTCAACTTCTACTGTCTTGAAGTTGAATATGGtgtaaatttatacttttcaaatagCAAGTTAATTTACAAACCAGCTTGTGAGTTGAAAAATGACCAAGAATCGGATTTTTAAGAGCACAAGTTAATTTGTAAATCAATTTGCACTCAAATTTAGGGCAAAACTAACCTATTTTAGGGTCTTCAATGGTTGAAATGTTCATCTTTAACCTTAGAGTTGACTAGCGTGCCAATTTGTGTTATAGGTAGGGTTCCTTTTGAGGGAACAAATATCACTAACAATTTATTATGTGGACTACTTTTGATAAACTGTCCTACGTTCAACATGAAAATTAACTCACAGAGTTCCTGCAAATCTTGTGCTGAGATAAGTTTGATCCTCTGGGAAGAACTTGGCCAGACCGAAGTCGCTGATCTTAGGCTGAAATTTCTCATCTAGGAGGATGTTGCTGGCCTTGATATCTCTATGAACAATCCTCAAGTTGGAGTCCTCATGCAGGTACTGCAATCCCCGCGCTACTCCGACAATGATTTCAAATCGCGTCTTCCAGTCTAGAGATTTCCCACTCTTTCCTATTTGATCACCATGCTCAACATGTCAAAACCATGATTATATACAAGCAAACAAAGCGGTCAATATGTTCCATAGGAAAAATTAGATAGTAACACCAGATATGATCTTGTTCAAGCTTCCATTGGTCATGTACTCATAGACGAGCAGGCGCTCTGAGCCTTCCGAGCAGCACCCAACGAGGCAAACTAGATTCTTGTGTTGGATGCTCGTCAACATTCTGACCTCTGCAAGGAACTCCGACTCACCTTGCTGAGATTTTCCAACACTTAGTTGCTTCACCGCAATGATCCTTCCATCATCTAACACTCCCTGTTCAAGAAATATAGTCTTGCATAGAGCTCAATGACAACGATGAAGAACAAGATAGATATCAACCTTATAGACTGGACCAAATCCACCTCCGCCTAGTTGATTCTTCGGGTGGAAAtcctttgttgctttcttcaGAGTTCGATAACTGAAGTAAGAAACCATCCGAAGATTGCCACTGAAGGAATCAGGAACTGAAATTCAACAGAAACAAAACTAACTCATCCATCATTTTTTTCCACATATGATGAAGAAGATGGTGATGGAGTTTACAAATGGGGCCTTTGGTGGAGTTGGCAATCTTCCACAACGACCCCTTCTGCTTCCTGCACCTCCAGCAAAACACCATGAGTGCAAAACCAACAAGAAGTGAAGCTACCGCGACGCTGATAAAGAGCAAAAGTGATGCTTGCTGCATTGGAGCTGCAAAGTCTGGTACAAGATCATCAGTGTTGGCTTGTTTTTGATCCAATTATTGTTAGAATTATATGTTTCAATGGCAGTAAAGATCGAAGGTACCTTGG
This region of Zingiber officinale cultivar Zhangliang chromosome 9A, Zo_v1.1, whole genome shotgun sequence genomic DNA includes:
- the LOC122018788 gene encoding putative serine/threonine-protein kinase, giving the protein MPPQFLQDFAAPMQQASLLLFISVAVASLLVGFALMVFCWRCRKQKGSLWKIANSTKGPIFPDSFSGNLRMVSYFSYRTLKKATKDFHPKNQLGGGGFGPVYKGVLDDGRIIAVKQLSVGKSQQGESEFLAEVRMLTSIQHKNLVCLVGCCSEGSERLLVYEYMTNGSLNKIISGHGDQIGKSGKSLDWKTRFEIIVGVARGLQYLHEDSNLRIVHRDIKASNILLDEKFQPKISDFGLAKFFPEDQTYLSTRFAGTLGYCAPEYALRGELSAKADIYSFGVLVLEIISCRTNTDLSLPIEMQYLPEYTWKLYERSKVREIVDPKLLDEGTVEKEVLQVCQVALLCLQLHPDLRPPMSDIVAMLTCRAQISSTPVKPTFLERRARVSIRPQSP